Proteins found in one Panthera tigris isolate Pti1 chromosome B3, P.tigris_Pti1_mat1.1, whole genome shotgun sequence genomic segment:
- the NOP10 gene encoding H/ACA ribonucleoprotein complex subunit 3 → MFLQYYLNDQGDRVYTLKKLDPMGQQTCSAHPARFSPDDKYSRHRITIKKRFKVLMTQQPRPVL, encoded by the exons ATGTTTCTCCAGTATTACCTCAACGATCAGGGAGACCGGGTCTATACGCTGaag AAGCTTGACCCTATGGGACAACAGACCTGCTCGGCTCATCCTGCTCGGTTCTCCCCAGATGACAAATACTCTCGACACCGAATCACCATCAAGAAACGCTTCAAGGTGCTCATGACCCAGCAACCGCGCCCTGTCCTCTGA
- the NUTM1 gene encoding NUT family member 1 — translation MASDGASPLPGPDITLTPGATLSPFTALPFPPPASGPSDQPPWELPPQPPMPSAFSPDNPLLLSALPSPLLVTGDGGPGPTGAGVIVKVKTEVGPAESSQTQNFILTQPALNWIASGSPCGAPEGPPPRFMTATNMKTLLPTKAVGVSQEGLPGLPARAPPPAAQLAPIVSPEKAWPGPHGATGEGGPLSTQSKPSLGDLSCTSKGVYENFRRWQRYKVLARRHLSQSPDAEALSCFLIPVLRSLARLKPTMTLEEGLPRAVQEWEHTSNFDRMIFYEMAEKFMEFEAEEEMQIQNMQLMNGSQGLPPAASLKLDPPGLLAPEASQQPAYIPKKVASKARAPRRRQRKTQRPPLPEVPKEIPPEAVKEYADIMEGLVGSHLASGGSDGKQEEEEEQQQEEEGMYLDPGLLGYIEELCSQEVFVSKVEAVIHPQFLADLLSPEQQRDPLALIEELEQEEGLSLAQLVQKRLLALEEEAAEASPGCSGAQSDSSPSVSDEDEDGGGRLRPSAGPRVAGDSTVCLGKAVFPGKRAPDGRRGMRRDGNALPSPSSWDLQPELTAAQGFRGSLNMERRGSGKVTDQICPHQDGHLGGARSPGHSLVSDSTSETPPLCWQEGPLLEMVPSLDVGFAGLALLQGQGLEKRVVGLQTGQQLEGLGALPQGEELLAESQEMTEWGDDKGPPVVQSYDQSPSPKETGDGDGDRASLSPGLWLSSELDAVGLELPLEIEEVIENFHVNSTSRECVTEHQGDCQALGSRGNISLGPGETTAPGEGGSTAVPHGGTDGTAAVHKRNYSSPPRPLRAKSPSLGSKGNREQSPEATGDPSELWAKGCPSMLESSISTPTLGAPKETLQPACQGNIFMLGTQGISSFPEVSLEAGSSGNSLSPLLETIEQVDILDIGDACGLHLGVIQDTCLPNVNSYDPQGEHREDTDVSKPQDLAPLPGNQDSYAHGTPKSMSPHQGLESMFSRWVARDALVLRDASPVSETCSSTDGAKGKEEEEQKEEREDEELARFAYLLASKLSLSPRGPPFSPHSVSGPLPSTGGQGVQRASSSLSAEVRGLGQPPYPVTKSGKRTLSGSSAPADKRPYKTTTDLGVSGEKPLALEVVRASQPRKRRRDTFVTGRRKKRRRSH, via the exons ATGGCTTCAGATGGAG CATCTCCATTGCCAGGACCGGATATAACCTTGACACCTGGTGCCACCCTGTCTCCTTTCACTGcacttccctttcccccacctgCTTCTGGCCCATCAGACCAGCCACCCTGGGAGCTGCCTCCACAGCCTCCCATGCCTTCAGCATTCTCTCCAGACAAccctctgctgctctctgctctccccagccCGTTGTTGGTGACAGGGGACGGGGGCCCTGGCCCCACTGGGGCTGGAGTCATTGTCAAAGTCAAGACAGAAGTGGGGCCGGCTGAGTCCTCTCAGACTCAGAACTTTATCCTTACTCAGCCAGCCCTCAACTGGATTGCTTCAGGCAGTCCCTGCGGGGCCCCTGAGGGTCCTCCCCCGCGATTCATGACAGCCACTAACATGAAGACTCTTCTGCCCACTAAGGCCGTTGGGGTCAGCCAGGAGGGTCTCCCGGGCCTTCCTGCTCGGGCTCCACCACCAGCTGCCCAACTGGCCCCCATTGTGTCCCCGGAAAAGGCTTGGCCAGGGCCACATGGGGCAACTGGAGAAGGAGGTCCTTTGTCCACCCAATCCAAGCCTTCACTGGGTGACCTCTCCTGTACCTCCAAGGGTGTGTATGAGAACTTCCGACGTTGGCAGCGCTACAAAGTCTTGGCTCGGAGGCATTTATCTCAAAGTCCTGATGCAGAagccctttcctgctttcttat CCCTGTGCTTCGCTCTCTGGCTCGGCTGAAGCCCACGATGACCCTGGAGGAGGGACTGCCAAGGGCTGTGCAGGAGTGGGAGCATACCAGCAACTTTGACCGGATGATCTTCTATGAGATGGCAGAAAA GTTCATGGAGTTTGAGGCCGAGGAGGAGATGCAGATTCAGAACATGCAGCTGATGAACGGGTCCCAGGGCCTGCCTCCGGCAGCCTCTCTGAAACTTGATCCTCCAGGGCTCTTGGCCCCTGAGGCTAGCCAGCAGCCAG CGTACATTCCCAAAAAGGTGGCTTCCAAGGCCCGGGCCCCCCGTCGGCGGCAGCGCAAAACCCAGAGGCCTCCGCTTCCTGAGGTACCCAAGGAAATCCCACCAGAAGCTGTGAAAGAGTATGCTGACATCATGGAAGGGCTGGTGGGGAGTCACTTGGCCAGCGGGGGGTCAGATGGaaaacaagaagaggaagaagagcagcagcaggaggaggaagggatgtATCTAGATCCAGGCCTCCTAGGCTACATCGAGGAGCTTTGTTCTCAGGAGGTCTTTGTCTCCAAG GTGGAGGCCGTCATTCATCCTCAATTTCTGGCAGATCTGCTGTCCCCAGAGCAGCAGAGGGATCCATTGGCCTTAATTGAGGAACTAGAGCAAGAAGAGGGGCTCAGTCTTGCCCAG CTGGTCCAGAAGCGACTCCTGGCCTTGGAAGAGGAGGCTGCAGAGGCATCTCCGGGTTGTAGCGGAGCTCAATCGGACTCCAGTCCTTCCGTTTCTGATGAGGACGAAGATGGAGGTGGGCGGCTTCGGCCCTCAGCTGGGCCTCGGGTGGCGGGGGACAGCACCGTTTGCCTTGGAAAGGCTGTTTTCCCAGGAAAACGGGCTCCGGATGGCCGGAGGGGGATGCGCAGAGATGGGAATGCTCTGCCATCTCCCAGCAGCTGGGACCTGCAGCCAGAACTTACAGCTGCGCAGGGATTTCGAGGGTCCCTAAATATGGAGAGGAGAGGGTCTGGGAAGGTGACAGATCAAATATGCCCACATCAGGATGGCCACCTGGGAGGTGCTAGGTCTCCTGGGCACTCCCTGGTATCGGACAGCACTTCAGAGACTCCGCCCCTTTGTTGGCAGGAAGGCCCCCTGCTGGAGATGGTTCCCAGTTTGGATGTCGGATTTGCAGGGCTGGCCCTTCTGCAAGGACAGGGGTTAGAAAAGCGGGTTGTGGGGTTGCAGACGGGACAGCAGCTAGAGGGGCTCGGAGCGCTTCCTCAAGGGGAGGAGCTGTTAGCAGAGTCCCAGGAAATGACAGAGTGGGGAGACGACAAAGGTCCTCCTGTAGTTCAGAGTTATGATCAGAGCCCTTCCCCTAAAGAAACTGGGGACGGGGATGGGGACAGAGCCTCTCTCAGTCCAGGACTTTGGCTGAGCAGTGAGCTGGATGCTGTGGGCTTGGAGCTGCCCTTAGAGATTGAGGAGGTTATAGAGAACTTCCATGTGAACTCCACTTCCAGGGAATGTGTCACTGAGCATCAGGGTgactgccaggcactgggctccaGAGGCAACATTTCTCTGGGTCCTGGAGAAACCACAGcacctggggaaggggggagcaCTGCAGTTCCCCATGGAGGCACAGACGGTACAGCAGCTGTGCACAAGAGAAACTATAGCAGCCCGCCCAGACCTCTGAGGGCCAAGAGCCCATCCTTGGGGtctaaaggaaatagagaacagaGCCCTGAGGCTACAGGGGATCCCAGTGAGTTGTGGGCTAAAGGCTGCCCCTCAATGCTGGAGAGTAGTATCAGCACCCCCACACTGGGGGCTCCCAAAGAAACCCTTCAGCCTGCATGTCAAGGCAATATCTTTATGCTGGGGACCCAGGGGATCTCCTCCTTCCCTGAGGTCAGCCTAGAGGCGGGGAGCAGTGGcaattccctctctcctctgttggAAACCATAGAACAGGTCGACATACTAGATATTGGAGATGCCTGTGGCCTCCATCTAGGGGTCATTCAGGATACCTGCCTGCCAAATGTTAATTCTTATGACCCCCAAGGAGAGCACAGGGAGGATACTGACGTATCCAAGCCCCAAGACCTTGCTCCCTTACCAGGGAATCAAGACTCTTATGCACATGGGACTCCCAAATCAATGTCTCCTCACCAGGGCCTTGAAAGCATGTTCTCTAGATGGGTAGCCAGGGATGCCTTAGTTCTGAGAGATGCTTCTCCTGTCAGTGAAACATGCAGCTCAACAGATGGGgccaaaggaaaggaggaggaagagcagaaggaggagagggaagatgagGAACTTGCCAGATTTGCCTACCTCTTGGCTTCTAAACTTAGCCTGTCTCCCAGGGGGCCTCCCTTCAGTCCTCACTCTGTCTCAGGCCCACTGCCCTCCACGGGAGGACAGGGGGTCCAGAGAGCATCCAGCTCCCTCTCCGCTGAGGTGAGGGGCCTTGGCCAGCCTCCATATCCTGTGACCAAGTCTGGGAAGAGAACACTCAGTGGAAGTTCAGCTCCTGCTGACAAGAGGCCCTATAAGACAACTACTGATCTTGGTGTCTCTGGAGAGAAACCCCTGGCTCTGGAGGTGGTTCGGGCCTCACAGCCCCGTAAAAGGCGGCGTGATACTTTTGTTactggcagaaggaagaaaagacggCGCAGCCACTAG
- the LPCAT4 gene encoding lysophospholipid acyltransferase LPCAT4 isoform X1 — MSQGSPGDWAPLDPTPGPPTPPNPFVHELHLSRLQRVKFCLLGALLAPIRVLLAFIVLFLLWPFAWLQVVGLTEEQLQEPITGWRKTVCHNGVLGLSRLLFFLLGFLRIRVRGQRASRLQAPVLVAAPHSTFFDPIVLLPCDLPKVVSRAENLSVPVIGALLRFNQAILVSRHDPASRRRVVEEVRRRATSGGKWPQVLFFPEGTCSNKKALLKFKPGAFIAGVPVQPVLIRYPNSLDTTSWAWRGPGVLKVLWLTASQPCSIVDVEFLPVYHPSPEESRNPTLYANNVQRVMAQALGIPATECEFVGSLPVIVVGRLKVALEPQLWELGKVLRKAGLSPGHVDAGAEPGRSRMISQEEFARQLQLSDPQTVAGAFSYFQQDAKGLVDFRDVALALAALDGGRSLEELTRLAFELFAEEQVEAPDRLLYQDGFSTILHLLLGSPRPAAATLHAELCQGGPHQGLSLCQFQDFSLHDPLHGKLFSTYLRPSQKPHASSPGTPTALANGTVQAPKQKGD, encoded by the exons ATGAGCCAGGGAAGTCCGGGGGACTGGGCCCCCCTCGACCCTACCCCGGGACCCCCGACGCCCCCCAACCCCTTCGTGCATGAGTTACATCTCTCCCGCCTCCAGAGGGTTAAG TTCTGCCTCCTGGGGGCACTGCTGGCCCCCATCCGAGTGCTTCTAGCCTTTATCgtcctctttctcctctggccCTTTGCCTGGCTGCAAGTAGTTGGTCTCACCGAGGAGCAGCTTCAGGAACCAATTACAGGATGGCGGAA GACCGTGTGCCACAATGGGGTGCTGGGTCTCAGCCGCCTGCTCTTTTTCCTGCTGGGCTTCCTTCGAATTCGAGTTCGGGGCCAGCGGGCCTCTCGCCTTCAAGCCCCCGTCCTTGTTGCCGCTCCCCACTCTACTTTCTTCGACCCCATTGTCCTGCTGCCCTGTGACCTGCCCAAGGTTGTGTCCCGTGCTGAGAACCTTTCTGTGCCTGTCATTGGAG CCCTTCTTCGCTTCAACCAAGCCATCCTAGTATCCCGGCACGACCCGGCTTCTCGGCGCAGAGTAGTGGAGGAGGTCCGAAGGCGGGCTACCTCAGGAGGCAAGTGGCCCCAG gtacTATTCTTTCCTGAGGGCACCTGTTCCAACAAGAAGGCTTTGCTTAAATTCAAACCAG GAGCCTTCATCGCAGGGGTTCCTGTGCAACCTGTCCTCATCCGATACCCCAACAGTCTG GACACCACCAGCTGGGCATGGAGGGGCCCTGGAGT ACTTAAAGTCCTCTGGCTCACAGCCTCTCAGCCCTGCAGCATCGTGGACGTGGAG TTCCTCCCTGTGTACCACCCCAGCCCAGAGGAGAGCAGGAACCCCACCCTCTATGCCAACAATGTCCAGAGGGTTATGGCACA GGCCCTGGGCATTCCAGCCACTGAGTGTGAGTTTGTAGGGAGCTTGCCTGTGATCGTGGTGGGCCGGCTGAAGGTAGCACTGGAGCCACAGCTCTGGGAACTGGGAAAGGTGCTTCGGAAGGCTGG GCTGTCCCCTGGCCATGTGGACGCTGGGGCAGAGCCAGGCCGGAGTCGAATGATCAGCCAGGAGGAGTTTGCCAGGCAGCTACAGCTCTCTGACCCCCAGACGGTGGCTGGAGCCTTTAGCTACTTTCAGCAG GATGCCAAGGGTTTGGTGGACTTTAGAGATGTGGCCTTGGCACTGGCAGCTCTGGATGGGGGCAGGAGCCTGGAGGAGCTGACTCGCCTGGCCTTTGAG CTCTTTGCCGAGGAGCAAGTAGAAGCACCCGACCGCCTGCTGTACCAAGACGGCTTCAGCACCATCCTGCACCTGCTGCTAGGGTCACCCCGCCCTGCTGCTGCGACTTTGCATGCTGAGCTGTGCCAGGGGGGACCCCACCAGGGCCTCTCCCTCT GTCAGTTCCAGGACTTCTCCCTCCACGATCCGCTCCACGGGAAGCTCTTCAGCACCTACCTGCGCCCCTCCCAGAAACCACATGCCTCatccccaggcacccccactgcTCTGGCCAACGGGACTGTGCAAGCTCCCAAGCAGAAGGGCGACTGA
- the LPCAT4 gene encoding lysophospholipid acyltransferase LPCAT4 isoform X2, producing the protein MSQGSPGDWAPLDPTPGPPTPPNPFVHELHLSRLQRVKFCLLGALLAPIRVLLAFIVLFLLWPFAWLQVVGLTEEQLQEPITGWRKTVCHNGVLGLSRLLFFLLGFLRIRVRGQRASRLQAPVLVAAPHSTFFDPIVLLPCDLPKVVSRAENLSVPVIGALLRFNQAILVSRHDPASRRRVVEEVRRRATSGGKWPQVLFFPEGTCSNKKALLKFKPGVPVQPVLIRYPNSLDTTSWAWRGPGVLKVLWLTASQPCSIVDVEFLPVYHPSPEESRNPTLYANNVQRVMAQALGIPATECEFVGSLPVIVVGRLKVALEPQLWELGKVLRKAGLSPGHVDAGAEPGRSRMISQEEFARQLQLSDPQTVAGAFSYFQQDAKGLVDFRDVALALAALDGGRSLEELTRLAFELFAEEQVEAPDRLLYQDGFSTILHLLLGSPRPAAATLHAELCQGGPHQGLSLCQFQDFSLHDPLHGKLFSTYLRPSQKPHASSPGTPTALANGTVQAPKQKGD; encoded by the exons ATGAGCCAGGGAAGTCCGGGGGACTGGGCCCCCCTCGACCCTACCCCGGGACCCCCGACGCCCCCCAACCCCTTCGTGCATGAGTTACATCTCTCCCGCCTCCAGAGGGTTAAG TTCTGCCTCCTGGGGGCACTGCTGGCCCCCATCCGAGTGCTTCTAGCCTTTATCgtcctctttctcctctggccCTTTGCCTGGCTGCAAGTAGTTGGTCTCACCGAGGAGCAGCTTCAGGAACCAATTACAGGATGGCGGAA GACCGTGTGCCACAATGGGGTGCTGGGTCTCAGCCGCCTGCTCTTTTTCCTGCTGGGCTTCCTTCGAATTCGAGTTCGGGGCCAGCGGGCCTCTCGCCTTCAAGCCCCCGTCCTTGTTGCCGCTCCCCACTCTACTTTCTTCGACCCCATTGTCCTGCTGCCCTGTGACCTGCCCAAGGTTGTGTCCCGTGCTGAGAACCTTTCTGTGCCTGTCATTGGAG CCCTTCTTCGCTTCAACCAAGCCATCCTAGTATCCCGGCACGACCCGGCTTCTCGGCGCAGAGTAGTGGAGGAGGTCCGAAGGCGGGCTACCTCAGGAGGCAAGTGGCCCCAG gtacTATTCTTTCCTGAGGGCACCTGTTCCAACAAGAAGGCTTTGCTTAAATTCAAACCAG GGGTTCCTGTGCAACCTGTCCTCATCCGATACCCCAACAGTCTG GACACCACCAGCTGGGCATGGAGGGGCCCTGGAGT ACTTAAAGTCCTCTGGCTCACAGCCTCTCAGCCCTGCAGCATCGTGGACGTGGAG TTCCTCCCTGTGTACCACCCCAGCCCAGAGGAGAGCAGGAACCCCACCCTCTATGCCAACAATGTCCAGAGGGTTATGGCACA GGCCCTGGGCATTCCAGCCACTGAGTGTGAGTTTGTAGGGAGCTTGCCTGTGATCGTGGTGGGCCGGCTGAAGGTAGCACTGGAGCCACAGCTCTGGGAACTGGGAAAGGTGCTTCGGAAGGCTGG GCTGTCCCCTGGCCATGTGGACGCTGGGGCAGAGCCAGGCCGGAGTCGAATGATCAGCCAGGAGGAGTTTGCCAGGCAGCTACAGCTCTCTGACCCCCAGACGGTGGCTGGAGCCTTTAGCTACTTTCAGCAG GATGCCAAGGGTTTGGTGGACTTTAGAGATGTGGCCTTGGCACTGGCAGCTCTGGATGGGGGCAGGAGCCTGGAGGAGCTGACTCGCCTGGCCTTTGAG CTCTTTGCCGAGGAGCAAGTAGAAGCACCCGACCGCCTGCTGTACCAAGACGGCTTCAGCACCATCCTGCACCTGCTGCTAGGGTCACCCCGCCCTGCTGCTGCGACTTTGCATGCTGAGCTGTGCCAGGGGGGACCCCACCAGGGCCTCTCCCTCT GTCAGTTCCAGGACTTCTCCCTCCACGATCCGCTCCACGGGAAGCTCTTCAGCACCTACCTGCGCCCCTCCCAGAAACCACATGCCTCatccccaggcacccccactgcTCTGGCCAACGGGACTGTGCAAGCTCCCAAGCAGAAGGGCGACTGA